A single region of the Eleginops maclovinus isolate JMC-PN-2008 ecotype Puerto Natales chromosome 4, JC_Emac_rtc_rv5, whole genome shotgun sequence genome encodes:
- the mcee gene encoding methylmalonyl-CoA epimerase, mitochondrial, with the protein MASAVLKVAVAGLSRCSALTLMRAHSTTAPIPGSLWKLGRLNHIAIAVPDMEKATALYRDVLGATVSDKVPLPEHGVYTVFVELGNTKLELLHPLGEKSPIAGFLQKNKSGGMHHICIEVDDIKAAIVDLKAKNIRTLSAEPRIGAHGKPVMFLHPKDCDGVLVELEEA; encoded by the exons ATGGCGTCCGCCGTGCTGAAGGTTGCAG TGGCAGGTCTTTCCAGATGTTCTGCTCTCACGCTCATGAGGGCACATTCAACGACAGCCCCCATACCTGGATCCctgtggaagctggggaggctGAACCACATTGCCATTGCTGTCCCCGACATGGAGAAGGCCACGGCTCTGTATCGGGATGTGCTCGGGGCCACAGTGAGTGACAAGGTGCCCCTGCCCGAGCATGGTGTTTACACAGTATTTGTGGAGCTCGGAAACACTAAGCTGGAGCTTCTCCATCCTCTGGGGGAGAAGAGCCCGATTGCGGGCTTCttacagaaaaacaagtctGGAGGGATGCACCACATTTGTATCGAG GTAGACGACATTAAAGCTGCAATAGTGGACCTCAAAGCAAAGAACATCAGAACTCTGTCGGCAGAGCCGCGGATCGGCGCTCACGGGAAACCAGTGATGTTCCTCCACCCTAAAGACTGTGACGGTGTGCTGGTTGAGCTTGAAGAGGCATGA
- the mphosph10 gene encoding U3 small nucleolar ribonucleoprotein protein MPP10: MANRDVLSVLDECVKKINANTVHPDSFLSLQDEVAADFTSLTKTLYDLHKAQEPADYKGSLLDQLVVENFDEEQIWQELELQNNAVLKHFKNVADEALSDETLTVLVEEEESAEEEVESDDENAEEEEEPPRQSKKMAVEPEDGAEDKTDEDSDLDFDVDALEKREKQKKQIGKKASQKKVVPSEVDDTFFKLSEMESFLDDMDKREGKDDKNEDELDYFQDLPSDEDDELDLDQLLSAKKQKKNTIKSSRNLKYKDFFDAVDGEPAKADEQSDGEDDSIDEEGEEEIDDEADDSDGEEEGDDDDEEGNQLKASHKKVTFNLSGDEDSEGEDVVDIFGGKSPSSAKIESKSSFEKRQDKMSEKIDELEKAALATKPWQLSGEVTAQTRPENSMLEEDVEFEQTSRMAPSITEETTLQLEDIIKQRIKDQAFDDVVRKEKPKEEVFEYKKRLTLDHEKSKQSLAEIYEQEYLKQNQKKTEEENPSHVEIQKLMDTLFLKLDALSNFHFTPKPPVPEVKVVSNLPSITMEEVAPVSASDATLLAPEEVKAKNKAGDIMGDTEKTSTDKKRERRNKKLVKRVKIKEKEKRQRLKDASKTDENRKLSKAEVAENLKKLTKGGKATILKDEGKDKALRSSQAFFSELQDQVKSQIKSAKDQSSKKKKNKEVSVSKLKL, from the exons ATGGCTAATAGAGATGTGTTGAGCGTGCTGGATGAGtgtgtaaagaaaataaatgccaACACAGTGCACCCAGATAGCTTTCTTAG CCTTCAGGATGAAGTGGCAGCAGACTTTACATCTCTCACTAAGACCCTGTATGACCTCCACAAAGCCCAGGAGCCTGCAGATTATAAAGGCAGCCTGTTGGATCAGCTGGTGGTGGAAAACTTTGACGAAGAGCAGATATGGCAGGAGCTGGAGCTACAGAACAACGCTGTActgaaacactttaaaaatgtagcgGACGAAGCTTTGTCAGATGAGACATTAACTGTGCtggtagaggaagaggaaagtgCTGAGGAAGAAGTAGAGTCTGATGATGAaaatgcagaggaagaggaggagccaCCAAGACAGTCTAAGAAAATGGCTGTGGAGCCTGAAGATGGGGCCGAGGATAAGACCGATGAGGATTCTGATTTAGATTTTGATGTGGATGCTCTAGAGAAGcgagagaaacagaagaagcAGATTGGTAAGAAAGCATCCCAAAAAAAGGTGGTTCCCTCTGAGGTCGATGATACGTTCTTCAAACTGTCCGAGATGGAGTCTTTTCTTGATGATATGGACAAGCGAGAAGGAAAAGATGATAAGAACGAAGATGAGCTAGATTACTTTCAGGACCTGCCCTCAGATGAGGATGATGAACTTGACTTGGATCAACTACTTTCTGccaaaaagcaaaagaaaaacact aTAAAGAGCTCCAGGAATCTGAAGTACAAGGACTTCTTTGATGCTGTTGACGGTGAACCAGCTAAAGCAGATGAGCAGTCAGATGGCGAGGATGACAGCATTGATGAAGAAGGTGAAGAAGAAATAGATGACGAGGCAGATGATTCCGACGGTGAAGAGGAGGGTGATGATGA CGATGAAGAGGGAAATCAGTTAAAAGCATCCCATAAGAAAGTGACCTTTAACCTCTCTGGAGACGAGGACAGTGAAGGAGAGGACGTGGTGGacatttttggaggaaaatCTCCAAGCTCAGCAAAGATTGAATCAAAGTCATCGTTTGAGAAACGTCAAGACAAG ATGTCAGAGAAGATCGATGAGTTGGAGAAAGCAGCTCTAGCGACAAAGCCGTGGCAGTTGTCCGGAGAGGTGACGGCGCAGACCCGTCCGGAGAACAGCATGCTGGAGGAAGATGTGGAGTTTGAGCAGACCTCCAGGATGG CACCTAGTATCACAGAGGAAACCACACTACAGCTTGAAGACATCATCAAACAGAGGATAAAAGACCAG GCGTTTGATGATGTGGTCCGAAAGGAGAAACCCAAAGAGGAAGTGTTTGAGTACAAGAAGAGACTTACGTTGGACCACGAGAAGAGCAAACAAAGTCTAGCAGAAATCTATGAGCAGGAATACCTCAAGCAGAATCAG aaaaagacagaggaggagaaccCATCCCATGTAGAAATTCAAAAGCTTATGGACACGCTCTTCCTTAAGTTGGATGCTCTCTCCAACTTCCATTTCACACCTAAACCA CCTGTTCCAGAGGTCAAAGTGGTGTCCAACCTGCCGTCCATCACAATGGAGGAGGTGGCTCCAGTCAGCGCTAGTGATGCTACATTGCTGGCACCAGAAGAAGTCAAG GCGAAGAACAAAGCAGGAGACATTATGGGTGATACTGAGAAGACATCGACAGACAAGAAGCGGGAGAGACGCAACAAGAAGTTGGTGAAGCGTGTAAAGAtcaaggagaaagaaaagagacaaagactTAAAGACGCCAGTAAAACCGATGAGAACAGAAAGCTGTCAAAGGCTGAAGTAGCAGAAAACCTGAAGAAACTCACAAAAGGAGGCAAAGCCACAATACTCAAG GACGAGGGGAAGGACAAAGCTCTGCGGTCCTCTCAAGCTTtcttctctgagctgcaggaccAGGTTAAAAGTCAGATCAAAAGTGCAAAGGACCAGTcttcaaagaagaagaaaaacaaagaggttTCTGTCAGCAAACTCAAGTTGTAA
- the LOC134863901 gene encoding large ribosomal subunit protein P2-like, giving the protein MRYVAAYLLSALGGNANPGASDLKKILESVGIEADDTRMAKVVSELTGKNVEEVITTGYGKLASVPSGGAVAVASSAVAASSGGAAAPAAEEKKEEKEESEASDDDMGFGLFD; this is encoded by the exons ATGCGTTACGTAGCTGCTTACCTGCTCTCTGCCCTGGGAGGCAATGCCAACCCTGGGGCCAGTGACCTGAAGAAGATCCTTGAAAGTGTTGGCATTGAGGCTGATGACACACGTATGGCAAAG GTTGTGTCTGAGCTCACAGGCAAGAATGTGGAGGAGGTGATCACCACAG GTTACGGTAAACTGGCCAGCGTGCCATCAGGTGGTGCTGTAGCCGTTGCCAGCTCTGCTGTGGCTGCTAGCTCAGGTGGCGCTGCTGCCCCTGCAG ctgaggagaagaaagaggagaaggaggagtcTGAGGCGTCCGATGACGACATGGGATTCGGCCTGTTCGACTAA
- the fth1a gene encoding ferritin, heavy polypeptide 1a, which produces MSSQVRQNFHQDCEAAINRQINLELYASYVYMSMGYFFDRDDQALHNFSKFFRHQSQEEREHAEKLMKLQNQRGGRIFLQDVKKPERDEWGSGVEALECALQLEKSVNQSLLDLHKLCSDHNDPHLCDFIETHYLDEQVKSIKELGDWVTNLRRMGAPQNGMAEYLFDKHTLGKEST; this is translated from the exons ATGAGTTCCCAGGTGAGACAGAACTTCCACCAGGACTGCGAGGCGGCCATCAACAGGCAGATCAACCTGGAGCTGTATGCCTCCTATGTCTACATGTCCATG GGATACTTCTTCGACCGGGATGACCAAGCATTGCACAACTTCAGCAAGTTCTTCCGTCATCAGTCGCAGGAGGAGCGCGAGCATGCTGAGAAGCTGATGAAACTGCagaaccagagggggggaaggATCTTTCTCCAGGATGTCAAG AAGCCAGAGAGGGATGAGTGGGGCAGTGGAGTGGAGGCCCTTGAATGTGCCCTGCAGCTCGAGAAGAGCGTGAATCAGTCTCTGCTGGACTTGCACAAGCTCTGCTCTGATCACAATGACCCACAT ttgTGTGATTTCATCGAGACTCACTACCTGGACGAGCAGGTGAAGTCCATCAAGGAGCTGGGAGACTGGGTGACCAACCTGCGCCGCATGGGGGCTCCTCAGAACGGCATGGCCGAGTATCTGTTCGACAAACACACCCTGGGCAAAGAAAGCACCTAA
- the bdnf gene encoding LOW QUALITY PROTEIN: brain-derived neurotrophic factor (The sequence of the model RefSeq protein was modified relative to this genomic sequence to represent the inferred CDS: deleted 1 base in 1 codon) — translation MFHQVRRVMTILFLTMVISYFSCMRAAPLRDVPGMRGHRTEGYLGAAATAVRGHGTPQSGGGPGQRGELPSLTDTFEQVIEELLEVEGETAKLAQGPDKSQGGGEPSSVVTTETKDVDLYDSRVMISNQVPLEPPLLFLLEEYKNYLDAANMSMRVRRHSDPSRRGELSVCDSISQWVTAVDKKTAIDMSGQTVTVMEKVPVPNGQLKQYFYETKCNPMGYTKEGCRGIDKRHYNSQCRTTQSYVRALTMDSKKKIGWRFIRIDTSCVCTLTIKRGR, via the exons TTCCACCAGGTTAGAAGAGTGATGACCATCCTGTTCCTTACTATGGTTATTTCATACTTCAGTTGCATGAGAGCTGCGCCCCTGAGAGACGTCCCGGGCATGCGGGGCCATCGGACGGAGGGCTACTTGGGCGCTGCTGCGACGGCCGTACGAGGCCATGGGACTCCTCAGAGTGGTGGGGGGCCGGGCCAGCGCGGGGAACTGCCCTCACTCACAGACACGTTTGAGCAGGTGATAGAAGAGCTGCTGGAAGTGGAAGGAGAGACGGCAAAGCTGGCACAGGGGCCTGATAAGAGCCAGGGAGGTGGGGAGCCC TCCTCCGTGGTCACCACAGAGACCAAGGATGTCGACCTGTACGACTCACGGGTGATGATCAGCAACCAAGTGCCTTTGGAGCCGCCGTTGCTCTTTCTCCTGGAGGAATACAAAAACTATCTGGATGCCGCTAATATGTCCATGAGGGTGCGGCGACACTCCGATCCCTCACGGCGCGGAGAGCTCAGTGTATGTGACAGTATTAGCCAGTGGGTGACAGCTGTGGATAAAAAGACGGCAATAGACATGTCTGGGCAGACAGTTACCGTCATGGAAAAGGTCCCTGTCCCCAATGGCCAACTGAAGCAATACTTTTATGAGACCAAATGCAACCCCATGGGGTACACAAAGGAGGGATGCAGAGGAATAGACAAGCGGCATTATAATTCCCAATGCAGGACAACCCAGTCCTACGTGCGAGCGCTTACCATGGATAGCAAAAAGAAGATTGGCTGGCGGTTTATAAGGATAGACACTTCATGTGTATGCACATTGACCATTAAAAGAGGGAGATAG
- the lin7c gene encoding protein lin-7 homolog C, translating to MASLGEPVRLERDINRAVELLDKLQRTGEVPPQKLQALQRVLQSEFCNAVREVYEHVYETVDINSSPEVRANATAKATVAAFAASEGHSHPRVVELPKTEEGLGFNIMGGKEQNSPIYISRIIPGGIADRHGGLKRGDQLLSVNGVSVEGEHHEKAVELLKAAQGTVKLVVRYTPKVLEEMESRFEKMRSAKRRQQNNYPQ from the exons ATGGCATCGCTTGGGGAGCCCGTGCGGTTGGAAAGAG ATATTAACCGTGCTGTTGAACTGCTGGATAAGCTCCAGAGGACCGGGGAGGTGCCGCCCCAGAAGCTGCAGGCGCTGCAGAGGGTCTTGCAGAGCGAATTCTGTAACGCTGTCAGAGAA GTTTATGAACATGTGTATGAAACGGTGGACATCAACAGCAGTCCTGAGGTCAGAGCCAACGCCACTGCTAAG GCTACCGTGGCAGCTTTTGCAGCAAGTGAGGGGCACTCTCATCCACGTGTTGTAGAACTGCCCAAGACTGAAGAAGGCCTGGGTTTCAATATAATGGGTGGAAAGGAGCAAAACTCGCCAATATACATCTCACGGATCATCCCAGGAGGCATCGCTGACCGACATGGAGGCCTGAAGAGAGGCGACCAGCTTCTCTCTGTCAATGGGGTG agTGTGGAAGGGGAGCACCATGAGAAAGCTGTGGAACTCCTCAAAGCAGCTCAGGGCACAGTGAAGCTGGTGGTAAGGTACACCCCCAAAGTCCTAGAGGAAATGGAGTCACGCTTTGAGAAAATGAGGTCGGCGAAACGCCGGCAACAGAACAACTACCCCCAGTAG